GACTTCTCGATACGACGGACTGAGGGCTGCGAGGTATCGATTGACGAATTCGATTCGTTCACTTTTTTCCAGTTCTCCGATGGGTGACTGGTCGCTTCGCAACTCGCATGCCTCGTCGAGCGGTACCTCCCGTTTGAGTTTTCGAATTCGGTTGAGGCACTGGTTTCGGGCGATTGTATAGAGCCACGATTTGAACGCGCCGGTGTTCATTAGCCGGTCGCGATTCTCGTAGACTCGAACGAAGGTGTCCTGTACCGCATCCAGGGCAAGATCCCGGCTCATCAGCATCTTCAGGCAGAACGAATAGATACCGGTCTTGTAGTGATTGTAAATAGACACGAAGGCGAGGTCATCGCCCGATTTGAATGCCTCTATGGTGTCACGATGCATCATTCGCCGGGTGGTCTGAGGATATGTGGACACTTCCTCACCGTCAAAGTTGCCTTAAAATTCCCGCAAATTTGGAACACCCCCGTAATCGGAGCGTGGACGAGGCGATCCAATCCGCGGCATGCGGAACCCCTTACATTCACACACTCAGGATTTCGACGCTGATATGTCTGTACGAAGGATGCGATACTTTTCCATTGCTGGACTCGCCACCATACTTTTTTTCGGGTCTGGCTGTAGCGGTTCTCAGGTTGGTA
This sequence is a window from Rhodothermales bacterium. Protein-coding genes within it:
- a CDS encoding RNA polymerase sigma factor: MMHRDTIEAFKSGDDLAFVSIYNHYKTGIYSFCLKMLMSRDLALDAVQDTFVRVYENRDRLMNTGAFKSWLYTIARNQCLNRIRKLKREVPLDEACELRSDQSPIGELEKSERIEFVNRYLAALSPSYREVIVLREFQNLSYEEIGAITRSTISAVKSRLFKARRKLANEMKPAMAMMAARAAEKPAENESDTK